From a single Mangifera indica cultivar Alphonso chromosome 19, CATAS_Mindica_2.1, whole genome shotgun sequence genomic region:
- the LOC123203194 gene encoding histidine--tRNA ligase, cytoplasmic-like, producing MPERGSSAVITLGGKGASLTSSSVYAISNSLAHVRLDSSALDRLSSSPPNQNPPTVTDYQVPLLKALTLEESRASLTVLLSKLLSLQSGSGVRAVLPVHISEILNSGGDKIASEPVEVSEDERALLEKLSLPSVFCGVCAVLDYKSTALSTIIDAVAALSCEVSGADVAAFNSIDLGDGFTAKEEIAVAGDLKVLLNGSKLVGKVNTEEVLEIPKINGKLREVVKLVHSSTRIELNSGVRVGISGTAKALGANVMALVSAVKNVGESSLFLAKMSLSKVGGDELKSLFGKDCLSLDSLRSVYKLVLDAHLAEDYIKFVHEANVLLELVLKIVAWEAVIAFAVLEGGELLGEKVNGGDVGGEKKSEKKKKKVVLGKGTGVIVQLIKDRLQSKGLGVLDKQVEDLFSFLDPKDPGFDGFLAKIKEIVESNESRRLPKLPKGTRDFAKEQMAIREKAFSIITEVFKRHGATALDTPVFELRETLTGKYGEDSKLIYDLADQGGELCSLRYDLTVPFARYVAMNGLTSLKRHQIAKVYRRDNPSKGRFREFYQCDFDIAGQYERMGPDFEVIKILTELLDELDIGDYEIKLNHRMLLDGMLEICGVPPEKFRTICSSIDKLDKQSFEQVKKEMVEEKGLTVEMADKIGTFVKERGSPLVLLSKLKQEGSKFLENNSSKVALDDLEILFQALEKSKCVDKVVFDLSLARGLDYYTGVIYEAVFKGETQVGSIAAGGRYDNLIGMFGTKQVPAVGVSLGIERVFTIMEQLQKERDQTVRATETQVLVALLGDKLPQAAELVSELWNAKVKAEFMVHKKVMKLIDRARESKIPWMVIVGERELNEGIVKLKNIDTTVEETIPRSKFVEELQIRLNQ from the exons ATGCCGGAGAGAGGTTCGTCCGCCGTCATAACCCTCGGCGGCAAAGGCGCATCCCTCACCTCCTCCTCTGTCTACGCCATCTCCAACTCCCTCGCTCACGTGCGCCTCGACTCCTCGGCGTTAGATCGTCTCTCTTCCTCGCCGCCCAATCAGAATCCACCAACTGTTACTGACTACCAAGTTCCCCTTCTCAAAGCTTTAACTCTAGAAGAATCCCGTGCTTCCCTCACTGTCCTCCTCAGCAAGCTCCTTTCACTTCAATCCGGTTCGGGCGTCCGTGCGGTTCTTCCGGTTCACATTTCGGAGATCCTTAATTCTGGGGGGGATAAAATTGCGAGTGAGCCAGTTGAGGTGAGTGAAGATGAACGGGCTTTGTTGGAGAAGTTGAGTTTACCCAGTGTATTTTGTGGTGTTTGTGCGGTTCTGGATTATAAATCGACGGCTTTGTCGACTATTATTGATGCGGTGGCAGCTTTGTCGTGTGAGGTGTCTGGCGCTGATGTGGCGGCTTTTAATTCGATTGATTTGGGAGATGGGTTCACTGCAAAGGAGGAGATTGCAGTTGCTGGGGACTTGAAAGTGTTGCTTAATGGGTCGAAGTTAGTGGGGAAAGTAAACACGGAAGAGGTTTTGGAAATTCCGAAAATTAATGGGAAGTTAAGAGAAGTAGTTAAATTAGTTCATTCGAGTACCAGGATTGAGTTGAATTCGGGTGTGAGAGTTGGTATTAGTGGGACGGCAAAGGCCTTGGGGGCCAACGTGATGGCATTGGTATCTGCAGTTAAAAATGTGGGTGAAAGTAGTTTGTTTCTTGCGAAAATGAGTCTGAGTAAGGTTGGTGGTGATGAATTGAAGAGTTTGTTTGGGAAGGATTGTTTGAGTTTGGATAGTTTGAGGAGTGTGTATAAGTTGGTTTTGGATGCACATTTGGCGGAggattatataaaatttgtccaTGAGGCGAATGTGTTGTTGGAGCTTGTGTTGAAGATTGTGGCGTGGGAAGCTGTGATTGCATTTGCTGTGCTTGAAGGTGGGGAGTTGCTGGGTGAAAAGGTGAATGGAGGGGATGTGGGAGGGGAAAAGAAGagtgagaagaaaaagaagaaggtgGTTTTGGGTAAGGGAACCGGGGTGATTGTGCAATTGATTAAGGATAGGTTGCAGAGTAAGGGTTTGGGGGTTTTGGATAAACAGGTTGAggatcttttttcatttttggatcCAAAGGACCCAGGTTTTGATGGTTTTCTGGCAAAGATTAAAGAGATTGTGGAGAGTAATGAAAGTAGAAGGCTTCCCAAGCTTCCTAAG GGTACTCGTGATTTTGCAAAAGAACAAATGGCAATTCGAGAAAAAGCATTTTCAATTATAACTGAAGTCTTCAAGAGGCATGGTGCCACTGCCCTGGATACTCCTGTTTTTGAATTGAGAGAGACCCTAACAGGAAAATATGGAGAGGATTCTAAGTTGATTTATGATCTTGCTGACCAG GGTGGTGAGCTATGTTCTCTGCGTTATGACTTGACTGTTCCATTTGCTCGGTATGTTGCTATGAATGGTCTCACTTCTTTGAAAAGGCATCAAATAGCTAAGGTTTACAGAAGAGATAACCCATCCAAAGGCAGATTTCGTGAATTTTATCAATGTGACTTTGATATTGCTGGCCAATACGAAAGGATGGGGCCAGACTTTGAAGTCATTAAAATTTTGACTGAACTGCTTGATGAACTAGATATTGGAGATTATGAG ATAAAGCTGAATCATAGAATGTTACTAGATGGAATGTTGGAAATATGCGGAGTGCCTCCTGAGAAATTCAGAACCATTTGTTCAAGTATTGACAAGCTAGACAAGCAATCTTTTGAGCAGGTTAAAAAAGAAATG GTTGAGGAAAAGGGTTTAACTGTTGAGATGGCAGATAAGATTGGAACTTTTGTGAAGGAAAGAGGATCACCTTTGGTATTGCTGTCAAAGCTTAAACAGGAAGGAAGCAAGTTTCTGGAGAACAACTCATCGAAAGTTGCATTGGATGaccttgaaattttatttcaagcTCTAGAAAAGTCTAAATGTGTTGACAAAGTGGTTTTTGATTTGAGTCTTGCGAGAGGTCTTGACTATTATACCGGAGTCATCTATGAAGCTGTTTTCAAAGGGGAGACACAG GTTGGTTCAATTGCTGCTGGTGGACGTTATGACAACCTTATTGGAATGTTTGGTACGAAGCAGGTTCCAGCAGTTGGTGTAAGTCTTGGAATTGAGAGAGTGTTTACTATAATGGAGCAGCTTCAAAAAGAAAGGGACCAG ACAGTCAGAGCTACTGAGACGCAAGTACTGGTGGCCTTGCTTGGGGATAAGCTACCTCAAGCGGCAGAGCTAGTTAGTGAGCTGTGGAATGCCAAGGTGAAAGCAGAATTCATGGTCCACAAGAAAGTGATGAAGCTCATTGACCGTGCAAGGGAGTCCAAAATCCCTTGGATGGTAATTGTTGGTGAACGGGAGCTGAATGAAGGAATTGTAAAGCTAAAGAATATCGATACCACTGTAGAAGAGACCATCCCCAGGAGTAAATTTGTGGAGGAACTTCAAATACGGTTGAACCAATGA
- the LOC123203614 gene encoding uncharacterized protein LOC123203614, with protein sequence MEGGDSSSKSGGEGENFQDWELLPSSDSDIVVNPENSVDNSRKMDEIEGDYSGGMIRSDYFSLENENRYAKSSLLDASEEGSVESDNPSWIDPGLETRFQSNNSREFWSDTGSERSDEHKFGDLEGKNEIGLVENGKIHAGLVDLDARNELGLDEKLKGEVCSEGFGESQLQDKNLGSFWSDSGGKGLVLRSFEGVEKEEEMDFGYHVEEGVESEACGQSDGENDMNSGVVIKEVKTEVQAVGVEEKGRIAWWKVPFELLKYCVLKVNPVWSLSVAAAMLGVVMLGRRLYKMKRKSKGLQLKVTLDDKKVSQFMSRAARLNEAFSVVRRAPIARPALPASGVNPWPAMISLR encoded by the exons ATGGAAGGAGGAGATTCATCGTCAAAATCAGGAGGCGAAGgggaaaattttcaagattGGGAGCTTTTACCGAGTTCTGATTCTGATATTGTTGTTAACCCGGAAAATTCGGTTGATAATTCGAGGAAAATGGATGAAATTGAAGGGGATTATTCCGGTGGTATGATAAGATCGGATTATTTTTCGCTTGAAAATGAAAATCGGTATGCAAAATCGAGCCTTCTTGATGCGAGCGAAGAGGGTTCTGTTGAGTCGGATAATCCGAGTTGGATTGATCCCGGGTTGGAGACTCGGTTTCAGAGTAACAATTCGAGGGAGTTTTGGTCAGATACGGGGAGTGAACGATCCGATGAACATAAATTTGGTGATTTGGAGGGGAAAAACGAGATAGGTTTGGTTGAAAATGGGAAAATTCATGCGGGATTGGTTGATTTAGATGCGAGAAATGAATTAGGATTGGATGAAAAGTTGAAAGGGGAGGTGTGTTCTGAAGGGTTTGGAGAGAGTCAATTGCAAGATAAGAATTTGGGAAGTTTTTGGTCTGATTCCGGTGGCAAGGGATTGGTTTTGAGGAGTTTTGAGGGTGTTGAGAAGGAGGAGGAGATGGATTTTGGTTATCATGTGGAAGAAGGGGTTGAGTCTGAGGCTTGTGGTCAGTCTGACGGTGAAAATGACATGAATTCCGGTGTTGTGATTAAGGAAGTGAAGACTGAAGTGCAGGCAGTTGGTGTAGAAGAGAAGGGGAGAATAGCTTGGTGGAAGGTTCCTTTTGAGTTGTTGAAGTATTGTGTTTTGAAGGTTAATCCTGTTTGGTCATTATCTGTGGCTGCAGCTATGCTGGGAGTGGTTATGTTGGGAAGAAGGTTGTATAAGATGAAGAGGAAGAGCAAGGGCTTGCAGCTCAAGGTTACTCTTGATGATAAG AAGGTATCTCAGTTTATGAGTCGTGCTGCTCGTCTCAACGAAGCATTCTCTGTGGTGAGGCGGGCCCCCATTGCACGGCCTGCATTACCAGCATCAGGAGTGAATCCTTGGCCTGCAATGATAAGTTTGCGATAA